Proteins from a genomic interval of Bombus affinis isolate iyBomAffi1 chromosome 16, iyBomAffi1.2, whole genome shotgun sequence:
- the LOC126925591 gene encoding eukaryotic translation initiation factor 4E-binding protein — MSASPIARQATQSQNIPSKRVVINDPNQLPIDYSSTPGGTLFSTTPGGTRIVYERDFLMNLRNSPISRTPPRNMPSIPGVLLKNTSSLSTSAKNQINKDTPVIEESAEQFEMDM, encoded by the exons ATGTCTGCATCACCGATTGCTAGGCAAGCTACCCAGAGCCAAAACATACCTTCCAAACGAGTCGTTATTAACGATCCCAATCAGTTACCTATTGATTATTCATCTACCCCCGGTGGAACGCTTTTTTCAACTACGCCCGGAG GTACACGTATTGTTTATGAACGTGATTTCTTGATGAATCTACGAAATTCTCCCATATCACGAACACCACCACGAAATATGCCATCAATACCCGGAgtgttattaaaaaatacatcaaGTCTCTCAACATCAGCGAAAAATCAAATTAACAAAG ATACTCCAGTAATTGAAGAATCTGCAGAACAATTTGAGATGGACATGTAG